A DNA window from Hoplias malabaricus isolate fHopMal1 chromosome 5, fHopMal1.hap1, whole genome shotgun sequence contains the following coding sequences:
- the LOC136697957 gene encoding NACHT, LRR and PYD domains-containing protein 12-like isoform X1 produces the protein MEDNTSDQTKLVNISAHAGGITSAPLITGNTIQGPLTIINHVHGGSEPSSTGVPALGEELIHLHKGKLERKYKSFKERISHYGNSQPLNEMYTELDMTEGGSGEVNNEHEVRQNKIKYSRQQTQEKPIKCNDIFKALPGQVKQMRTVLTRGVAGSGKTVSVQKFVLDWAEGKANQDITIIFPLPFRELNVFKHKERNLMDLLHLFFSQRKPLPLLNCDADKILFIFDGLDECRLPLDFQNNESLCDVTETASVDVLLTNLIQGNLLPSSLIWITTRPTAVNLIPFQYVDQVIDLHGFNDLQKEEYFRKRIRDPNLAERIITHIKSSRSLYIMCHLPVFCWVSATVLMRLFSKPQSGEIPKTLTQMFASFLLFQIKHMAQRNHNNHETDLQQTRTNIFALGKLAFKQLDEQKHIFFENDLRECDINVKELFMFSEVCTQIFREEFELLLGKVFSFVHLSVQEFLAALFAFLSFISDQGNVLLQQSTWIDGFFKREEMSDFLNCAVDKALQSKNGHLDLFLRFLLGLSLETNHNLLQELLPQTANISYNKEETVKYIKEKIRENHSPEKFINLFHCLNELNDHSLEEEVQMYLNRGNDGCLHGAKLSHSQWSALVFGILNSEERLDEFDLRKYDASEECLLRMLPVVKESRKVILSGCNIKEEMCAALCESLSSNPSHLRELNLNYNYPRHLGVMELSKLLQDPRCKLEKLLLEDCNISDEGCAALINALKSNPSHLRELNLNDNKPGDSGVKKISDLLKEKYCKLQSLQLCNCNLTRKCCAALATALNSNSSNLTDLNLSFNKLQDSGIMLLSVGLESPHCKLETLGLEACSITEEGCVVLLKALKSNSSHLRELNLNYNKPGELGVKELSALLEDPCCKMEKLQLEVCSITEEGCSSLIKALKSNASHLKELNLNDNKPGDSGVKELSDILNLQHCILEKLLLRNCNLTKQSCAALALALSSKYSSLRELDLSFNKLQDSGGKELSAALQNPQCKLETLRLNHCSIKEEGCAALIKALKLNPRHFRELNLCGNLPGESSVKGFSELLEDPRCKLETLLFREEGFECQTSALKHLKELNLTCNKSREPFPEGALLEGWNSKKKIWLLGPSSSRELNLNFEIIGDRGVKQICDHLEEQNYKLEKLHGVHACVRAFTVSSMYWLFSRLRWCNLTAQSCEILASALSSTFSGLRELNLSKNKLHDSGVEMLSAGLEGTQCKLEKLNFTCCNLTEKSCAALSSTLSSNYSSLKEMILSDNNLQDSGVKLLCPGLENSNCKLENLILKYCRIKQEGCLALVKALKSNSSSQLSELNLSLNKPGELGEKELSDLVKDPNCKLRHIEL, from the exons ATGGAAGACAATACTTCAGACCAGACCAAATTGGTGAACATCTCGGCTCACGCTGGAGGAATCACCAGTGCTCCCCTCATCACTGGGAACACAATTCAAGGTCCGCTGACAATTATAAACCACGTTCATGGAG GTTCAGAACCTAGTTCTACTGGAGTTCCTGCTCTTGGTGAAG AACTGATACATCTCCACAAAGGCAAACTGGAGCGGAAATATAAAAGTTTTAAGGAAAGAATCTCACATTATGGAAACTCTCAGCCTCTAAATGAGATGTACACAGAGCTTGACATGACAGAGGGTGGGAGCGGAGAAGTCAACAATGAACACGAGGtgagacaaaataaaataaaatatagtagACAACAAACACAGGAGAAACCCATCAAATGCAATGACATCTTCAAAGCCCTACCAGGACAAGTCAAACAAATGAGAACTGTGCTCACAAGAGGAGTGGCTGGAAGtggaaaaactgtctctgtgcagaagtttGTTTTGGATTGGGCTGAAGGAAAAGCAAATCAGGATATCACCATAATATTTCCACTACCTTTTCGGGAACTGAATGTATTTAAGCACAAAGAACGAAATCTAATGGATcttctgcatttatttttttcacaaagAAAGCCATTGCCTTTATTAAACTGTGATGCAGACAAAATCCTGTTCATCTTTGATGGTCTCGATGAGTGCCGACTTCCTCTAGATTTTCAGAACAATGAAAGCTTGTGTGATGTAACAGAGACAGCTTCAGTGGACGTGCTATTGACAAATCTCATCCAGGGGAATCTGCTTCCTTCGTCTCTCATCTGGATTACTACTCGACCAACAGCGGTCAATCTAATTCCTTTTCAGTATGTTGACCAGGTAATAGATTTACATGGTTTTAATGACCTTCAGAAAGAGGAATACTTCAGGAAAAGGATCAGGGATCCAAACCTTGCTGAAAGAATCATTACCCATATAAAGTCCTCAAGAAGCCTCTACATCATGTGTCACTTACCAGTTTTCTGTTGGGTTTCAGCCACTGTCCTAATGAGATTGTTTAGCAAACCACAGAGTGGAGAAATTCCCAAGACTTTGACTCAAATGTTTGCAAGTTTCTTGCTCTTTCAAATCAAGCACATGGCCCAACGGAACCACAACAACCATGAAACTGACCTTCAGCAAACTAGAACGAACATTTTTGCTTTGGGAAAACTTGCTTTCAAACAGCTAgatgaacaaaaacacattttttttgagAATGACTTGAGAGAATGTGATATTAATGTCAAAGAACTATTCATGTTCTCAGAGGTTTGCACCCAGATCTTCAGAGAGGAGTTTGAGCTGCTCCTGGGGAAGGTTTTCAGTTTTGTCCACCTGAGTGTCCAGGAATTTCTGGCTGCTTTATttgcctttctttctttcatctcGGACCAAGGTAATGTGCTCTTACAACAAAGTACATGGATTGATGGTTTCTTTAAAAGAGAAGAAATGTCAGATTTCCTCAACTGTGCTGTGGACAAAGCCTTGCAGAGTAAGAACGGACACCTGGACCTATTCCTCCGCTTCCTTCTGGGTCTCTCGCTAGAGACAAATCATAATCTCTTACAAGAACTTCTGCCACAGACAGCAAATATTTCTTACAACAAAGAGGAAACAGTCAAGTACATCAAAGAAAAGATTAGGGAGAATCATTCTCCAGAGAAATTCATCAATTTGTTCCACTGTCTGAATGAACTGAATGATCATTCTCTAGAGGAGGAAGTTCAAATGTACCTGAACAGAGGCAATGATGGCTGTCTCCATGGGGCTAAACTCTCCCATTCTCAGTGGTCAGCTCTGGTGTTTGGGATTCTGAACTCGGAAGAGAGACTGGATGAGTTTGACCTGAGAAAATATGACGCATCCGAGGAATGTCTTTTGAGAATGCTCCCGGTGGTGAAAGAATCCAGAAAAGTCAT ATTGTCTGGCTGCAATATTAAAGAGGAAATGTGTGCTGCGCTGTGTGAATCTCTGAGCTCAAACCCTTCGCACCTGAGAGAACTGAATCTGAATTACAATTATCCAAGACATTTAGGAGTAATGGAGCTCTCTAAACTGCTGCAGGATCCACGctgtaaactggagaaactACT GTTAGAAGACTGCAATATATCAGATGAAGGCTGTGCTGCTCTGATTAATGCTCTGAAATCAAACCCCTCACACCTGAGGGAGCTGAATCTGAATGACAATAAACCAGGAGATTCAGGGGTGAAAAAAATCTCTGATCTACTGAAGGAAAAATACTGTAAACTTCAGTCATTACA ATTGTGTAACTGTAATCTCACAAGGAAATGCTGTGCAGCTCTGGCCACAGCTCTGAACTCAAACTCTTCAAATCTGACAGATCTGAACCTGAGTTTCAATAAACTACAGGATTCAGGTATTATGCTTCTCTCGGTTGGACTGGAGagtccacactgtaaactggagacactggG GCTGGAAGCATGCAGTATAACAGAGGAAGGCTGTGTTGTTCTTCTTAAAGCTCTGaaatcaaactcctcacacctGAGGGAACTGAATCTGAATTATAATAAACCTGGAGAACTTGGAGTTAAGGAGCTATCTGCTCTGCTGGAGGATCCATGCTGTAAAATGGAGAAACTCCA GCTGGAAGTTTGTAGTATCACAGAGGAAGGCTGTTCTTCTCTGATTAAAGCTCTGAAATCAAATGCCTCACACCTGAAAGAGCTGAACTTGAATGACAATAAACCAggggattcaggagtgaaggaGCTCTCTGATATACTGAATCTTCAGCACTGTATTTTGGAGAAATTACT ACTCCGTAATTGCAATCTCACTAAGCAGAGCTGTGCAGCTCTGGCCTTAGCTCTCAGCTCAAAGTACTCCAGTCTGAGAGAGCTTGATTTAAGTTTCAACAAACTGCAAGATTCGGGAGGGAAGGAGCTCTCTGCTGCACTGCAGAACCCACAGTGTAAACTGGAGACATTAAG GCTGAATCACTGCAGCATTAAGGAGGAAGGCTGTGCCGCTCTGATTAAAGCTCTGAAATTAAACCCCAGACATTTTAGAGAGTTGAATCTATGTGGTAACTTACCAGGAGAGTCATCGGTAAAGGGGTTCTCTGAACTACTGGAGGATCCACGCTGTAAACTGGAAACATTACT TTTTAGAGAAGAAGGCTTTGAATGTCAGACCTCAGCTCTGAAACATCTCAAGGAATTAAATCTGACCTGCAATAAATCAAGAGAGCCCTTTCCTGAAGGAGCTCTACTGGAGGGCTGGAacagtaaaaagaaaatatg GTTATTAGGCCCTTCATCCTCTAGAGAACTTAATTTAAACTTTGAAATAATTGGGGACCGTGGAGTGAAGCAAATTTGTGATCACTTGGAGGAACAAAACTACAAACTGGAGAAACTACA tggtgtgcatgcgtgtgtgcgTGCCTTCACTGTCTCAAGTATGTACTGGTTATTTTCCAGGTTGCGTTGGTGTAATCTCACAGCACAAAGCTGTGAAATTCTGGCCTCAGCTCTCAGCTCAACATTTTCAGGTCTGAGAGAGCTTAATctgagtaaaaataaattacatgatTCAGGAGTAGAGATGCTCTCAGCTGGACTGGAGGGTACACAGTGTAAACTGGAGAAGCTGAA TTTCACATGCTGTAATCTTACAGAGAAAAGCTGTGCAGCTCTGTCCTCAACTCTCAGCTCAAACTACTCAAGTTTAAAAGAGATGATCCTGAGTGATAAtaacctgcaggattcaggagtgaaacTTCTCTGTCCTGGACTGGAGAATTcaaactgtaaactggagaatCTGAT ACTGAAATATTGCCGTATCAAACAGGAAGGTTGTTTGGCTCTGGTTAAAGCCCTGAAATCAAACTCCTCATCACAACTGAGCGAATTGAACCTGAGCCTCAATAAACCAGGAGAGTTAGGAGAGAAGGAGCTGTCTGATCTAGTGAAGGATCCAAACTGTAAACTTAGACACATAGA ATTGTGA
- the LOC136697973 gene encoding cytochrome P450 2J4-like: protein MVFPISMLLIATGQFFTVKGVLVCLSALLLLKLMKYLSDDRPKNIAPGPFPLPIVGNVLSLDFRRPVVSFSKMYEKYGDVTTFYLAKQTCILLSGYKSFKEAFVEQADIFADRAHFPLNDKLSKGLGLISSSGHAWNQQRRFALTVLKHFGVGKKTLEESILQESRYLCEAMHTQRGLPFDPDCVVTNAVANIICSLVFGHRFEYDDHNFHQILLFLDDVVQLPANFWGQLYNQLPAIMSWMPGKHQRAFSSLSKIKQFIQEEIQRHKQDRHTDNPRDYIDCYLEEIQKCKDSKAKFTEENLVYCVVDLFAAGTETTSNTLLWSMLYMAKYPEMQDKVHAEIDQVIGRVRQPSMTDRPHMPFTYAVIHEVMRAANALNITPPRVASRDTTVAGYLIPKGVTVFPLLRPIMQDKNEFSTPDQFNPGHFLDENGRFLKKESFIPFSVGKRTCPGEQMAYMEFFLFFTCMMQSFNFLAPEGQTLVLEGTVHITSAPKSFQICAMPR from the exons ATGGTGTTTCCTATCAGCATGCTATTGATTGCCACTGGCCAGTTCTTCACTGTGAAGGGAGTTCTGGTATGTCTGAGTGCTCTATTGCTGTTGAAATTGATGAAATACCTGAGTGATGATCGGCCCAAAAACATTGCTCCTGGTCCCTTTCCACTGCCGATTGTTGGGAACGTGCTGAGCCTCGACTTCCGCCGTCCTGTTGTGTCCTTTTCTAAG aTGTATGAAAAGTACGGAGATGTGACCACATTTTACCTTGCAAAACAGACCTGTATTCTGCTCTCTGGCTATAAGAGCTTCAAGGAAGCCTTTGTGGAACAGGCAGACATCTTCGCTGACCGGGCGCACTTCCCTCTGAATGACAAATTGTCCAAAGGACTGG GTTTGATTTCCTCCAGTGGACATGCGTGGAACCAGCAGCGACGCTTTGCTCTTACTGTGCTCAAGCACTTTGGAGTCGGGAAGAAAACCCTGGAGGAATCCATTCTGCAGGAGAGCCGCTATCTCTGTGAAGCTATGCACACACAACGAG GTTTGCCCTTTGATCCTGACTGTGTCGTGACCAACGCAGTAGCCAATATAATCTGTAGCCTGGTGTTTGGACACCGCTTTGAGTATGATGACCACAATTTCCATCAAATCCTGCTCTTTTTAGATGATGTCGTCCAGCTGCCAGCAAATTTCTGGGGTCAG CTGTACAACCAGCTCCCTGCCATCATGTCCTGGATGCCTggtaaacaccagagggctttCTCCAGCCTCTCCAAAATTAAACAATTCATCCAGGAGGAGATCCAGAGGCACAAGcaggacagacacacagacaaccCCAGAGACTACATCGACTGctacctggaggaaatccagaAG TGTAAAGACAGCAAGGCTAAGTTCACTGAGGAGAACCTGGTGTACTGTGTAGTGGATCTGTTTGCAGCTGGAACCGAAACAACCTCCAACACACTTTTATGGAGCATGCTCTACATGGCCAAATATCCTGAAATGCAAG ACAAGGTCCATGCTGAGATCGACCAGGTCATTGGACGAGTTCGACAGCCATCAATGACTGACCGGCCACATATGCCTTTCACTTATGCCGTCATCCACGAGGTCATGAGGGCTGCCAATGCTCTCAACATCACTCCTCCCAGAGTCGCCAGCAGGGACACCACAGTCGCTGGATATCTCATTCCTAAA GGGGTTACCGTGTTCCCCTTGCTGAGGCCCATCATGCAGGACAAGAATGAGTTCAGCACACCAGACCAGTTCAACCCTGGACACTTCCTAGATGAAAACGGCAGATTTCTGAAGAAAGAAAGTTTTATCCCCTTTTCCGTCG GTAAACGCACCTGTCCAGGGGAACAGATGGCGTACATGGagttcttcctcttcttcaccTGCATGATGCAGAGCTTCAATTTTCTTGCCCCTGAGGGGCAGACTTTGGTGTTAGAGGGTACAGTACACATCACCTCAGCCCCCAAATCCTTCCAGATCTGTGCTATGCCCCGCTGA
- the LOC136697957 gene encoding NACHT, LRR and PYD domains-containing protein 12-like isoform X2, translating to MEDNTSDQTKLVNISAHAGGITSAPLITGNTIQGPLTIINHVHGGSEPSSTGVPALGEELIHLHKGKLERKYKSFKERISHYGNSQPLNEMYTELDMTEGGSGEVNNEHEVRQNKIKYSRQQTQEKPIKCNDIFKALPGQVKQMRTVLTRGVAGSGKTVSVQKFVLDWAEGKANQDITIIFPLPFRELNVFKHKERNLMDLLHLFFSQRKPLPLLNCDADKILFIFDGLDECRLPLDFQNNESLCDVTETASVDVLLTNLIQGNLLPSSLIWITTRPTAVNLIPFQYVDQVIDLHGFNDLQKEEYFRKRIRDPNLAERIITHIKSSRSLYIMCHLPVFCWVSATVLMRLFSKPQSGEIPKTLTQMFASFLLFQIKHMAQRNHNNHETDLQQTRTNIFALGKLAFKQLDEQKHIFFENDLRECDINVKELFMFSEVCTQIFREEFELLLGKVFSFVHLSVQEFLAALFAFLSFISDQGNVLLQQSTWIDGFFKREEMSDFLNCAVDKALQSKNGHLDLFLRFLLGLSLETNHNLLQELLPQTANISYNKEETVKYIKEKIRENHSPEKFINLFHCLNELNDHSLEEEVQMYLNRGNDGCLHGAKLSHSQWSALVFGILNSEERLDEFDLRKYDASEECLLRMLPVVKESRKVILSGCNIKEEMCAALCESLSSNPSHLRELNLNYNYPRHLGVMELSKLLQDPRCKLEKLLLEDCNISDEGCAALINALKSNPSHLRELNLNDNKPGDSGVKKISDLLKEKYCKLQSLQLCNCNLTRKCCAALATALNSNSSNLTDLNLSFNKLQDSGIMLLSVGLESPHCKLETLGLEACSITEEGCVVLLKALKSNSSHLRELNLNYNKPGELGVKELSALLEDPCCKMEKLQLEVCSITEEGCSSLIKALKSNASHLKELNLNDNKPGDSGVKELSDILNLQHCILEKLLLRNCNLTKQSCAALALALSSKYSSLRELDLSFNKLQDSGGKELSAALQNPQCKLETLRLNHCSIKEEGCAALIKALKLNPRHFRELNLCGNLPGESSVKGFSELLEDPRCKLETLLFREEGFECQTSALKHLKELNLTCNKSREPFPEGALLEGWNSKKKIWLLGPSSSRELNLNFEIIGDRGVKQICDHLEEQNYKLEKLQLRWCNLTAQSCEILASALSSTFSGLRELNLSKNKLHDSGVEMLSAGLEGTQCKLEKLNFTCCNLTEKSCAALSSTLSSNYSSLKEMILSDNNLQDSGVKLLCPGLENSNCKLENLILKYCRIKQEGCLALVKALKSNSSSQLSELNLSLNKPGELGEKELSDLVKDPNCKLRHIEL from the exons ATGGAAGACAATACTTCAGACCAGACCAAATTGGTGAACATCTCGGCTCACGCTGGAGGAATCACCAGTGCTCCCCTCATCACTGGGAACACAATTCAAGGTCCGCTGACAATTATAAACCACGTTCATGGAG GTTCAGAACCTAGTTCTACTGGAGTTCCTGCTCTTGGTGAAG AACTGATACATCTCCACAAAGGCAAACTGGAGCGGAAATATAAAAGTTTTAAGGAAAGAATCTCACATTATGGAAACTCTCAGCCTCTAAATGAGATGTACACAGAGCTTGACATGACAGAGGGTGGGAGCGGAGAAGTCAACAATGAACACGAGGtgagacaaaataaaataaaatatagtagACAACAAACACAGGAGAAACCCATCAAATGCAATGACATCTTCAAAGCCCTACCAGGACAAGTCAAACAAATGAGAACTGTGCTCACAAGAGGAGTGGCTGGAAGtggaaaaactgtctctgtgcagaagtttGTTTTGGATTGGGCTGAAGGAAAAGCAAATCAGGATATCACCATAATATTTCCACTACCTTTTCGGGAACTGAATGTATTTAAGCACAAAGAACGAAATCTAATGGATcttctgcatttatttttttcacaaagAAAGCCATTGCCTTTATTAAACTGTGATGCAGACAAAATCCTGTTCATCTTTGATGGTCTCGATGAGTGCCGACTTCCTCTAGATTTTCAGAACAATGAAAGCTTGTGTGATGTAACAGAGACAGCTTCAGTGGACGTGCTATTGACAAATCTCATCCAGGGGAATCTGCTTCCTTCGTCTCTCATCTGGATTACTACTCGACCAACAGCGGTCAATCTAATTCCTTTTCAGTATGTTGACCAGGTAATAGATTTACATGGTTTTAATGACCTTCAGAAAGAGGAATACTTCAGGAAAAGGATCAGGGATCCAAACCTTGCTGAAAGAATCATTACCCATATAAAGTCCTCAAGAAGCCTCTACATCATGTGTCACTTACCAGTTTTCTGTTGGGTTTCAGCCACTGTCCTAATGAGATTGTTTAGCAAACCACAGAGTGGAGAAATTCCCAAGACTTTGACTCAAATGTTTGCAAGTTTCTTGCTCTTTCAAATCAAGCACATGGCCCAACGGAACCACAACAACCATGAAACTGACCTTCAGCAAACTAGAACGAACATTTTTGCTTTGGGAAAACTTGCTTTCAAACAGCTAgatgaacaaaaacacattttttttgagAATGACTTGAGAGAATGTGATATTAATGTCAAAGAACTATTCATGTTCTCAGAGGTTTGCACCCAGATCTTCAGAGAGGAGTTTGAGCTGCTCCTGGGGAAGGTTTTCAGTTTTGTCCACCTGAGTGTCCAGGAATTTCTGGCTGCTTTATttgcctttctttctttcatctcGGACCAAGGTAATGTGCTCTTACAACAAAGTACATGGATTGATGGTTTCTTTAAAAGAGAAGAAATGTCAGATTTCCTCAACTGTGCTGTGGACAAAGCCTTGCAGAGTAAGAACGGACACCTGGACCTATTCCTCCGCTTCCTTCTGGGTCTCTCGCTAGAGACAAATCATAATCTCTTACAAGAACTTCTGCCACAGACAGCAAATATTTCTTACAACAAAGAGGAAACAGTCAAGTACATCAAAGAAAAGATTAGGGAGAATCATTCTCCAGAGAAATTCATCAATTTGTTCCACTGTCTGAATGAACTGAATGATCATTCTCTAGAGGAGGAAGTTCAAATGTACCTGAACAGAGGCAATGATGGCTGTCTCCATGGGGCTAAACTCTCCCATTCTCAGTGGTCAGCTCTGGTGTTTGGGATTCTGAACTCGGAAGAGAGACTGGATGAGTTTGACCTGAGAAAATATGACGCATCCGAGGAATGTCTTTTGAGAATGCTCCCGGTGGTGAAAGAATCCAGAAAAGTCAT ATTGTCTGGCTGCAATATTAAAGAGGAAATGTGTGCTGCGCTGTGTGAATCTCTGAGCTCAAACCCTTCGCACCTGAGAGAACTGAATCTGAATTACAATTATCCAAGACATTTAGGAGTAATGGAGCTCTCTAAACTGCTGCAGGATCCACGctgtaaactggagaaactACT GTTAGAAGACTGCAATATATCAGATGAAGGCTGTGCTGCTCTGATTAATGCTCTGAAATCAAACCCCTCACACCTGAGGGAGCTGAATCTGAATGACAATAAACCAGGAGATTCAGGGGTGAAAAAAATCTCTGATCTACTGAAGGAAAAATACTGTAAACTTCAGTCATTACA ATTGTGTAACTGTAATCTCACAAGGAAATGCTGTGCAGCTCTGGCCACAGCTCTGAACTCAAACTCTTCAAATCTGACAGATCTGAACCTGAGTTTCAATAAACTACAGGATTCAGGTATTATGCTTCTCTCGGTTGGACTGGAGagtccacactgtaaactggagacactggG GCTGGAAGCATGCAGTATAACAGAGGAAGGCTGTGTTGTTCTTCTTAAAGCTCTGaaatcaaactcctcacacctGAGGGAACTGAATCTGAATTATAATAAACCTGGAGAACTTGGAGTTAAGGAGCTATCTGCTCTGCTGGAGGATCCATGCTGTAAAATGGAGAAACTCCA GCTGGAAGTTTGTAGTATCACAGAGGAAGGCTGTTCTTCTCTGATTAAAGCTCTGAAATCAAATGCCTCACACCTGAAAGAGCTGAACTTGAATGACAATAAACCAggggattcaggagtgaaggaGCTCTCTGATATACTGAATCTTCAGCACTGTATTTTGGAGAAATTACT ACTCCGTAATTGCAATCTCACTAAGCAGAGCTGTGCAGCTCTGGCCTTAGCTCTCAGCTCAAAGTACTCCAGTCTGAGAGAGCTTGATTTAAGTTTCAACAAACTGCAAGATTCGGGAGGGAAGGAGCTCTCTGCTGCACTGCAGAACCCACAGTGTAAACTGGAGACATTAAG GCTGAATCACTGCAGCATTAAGGAGGAAGGCTGTGCCGCTCTGATTAAAGCTCTGAAATTAAACCCCAGACATTTTAGAGAGTTGAATCTATGTGGTAACTTACCAGGAGAGTCATCGGTAAAGGGGTTCTCTGAACTACTGGAGGATCCACGCTGTAAACTGGAAACATTACT TTTTAGAGAAGAAGGCTTTGAATGTCAGACCTCAGCTCTGAAACATCTCAAGGAATTAAATCTGACCTGCAATAAATCAAGAGAGCCCTTTCCTGAAGGAGCTCTACTGGAGGGCTGGAacagtaaaaagaaaatatg GTTATTAGGCCCTTCATCCTCTAGAGAACTTAATTTAAACTTTGAAATAATTGGGGACCGTGGAGTGAAGCAAATTTGTGATCACTTGGAGGAACAAAACTACAAACTGGAGAAACTACA GTTGCGTTGGTGTAATCTCACAGCACAAAGCTGTGAAATTCTGGCCTCAGCTCTCAGCTCAACATTTTCAGGTCTGAGAGAGCTTAATctgagtaaaaataaattacatgatTCAGGAGTAGAGATGCTCTCAGCTGGACTGGAGGGTACACAGTGTAAACTGGAGAAGCTGAA TTTCACATGCTGTAATCTTACAGAGAAAAGCTGTGCAGCTCTGTCCTCAACTCTCAGCTCAAACTACTCAAGTTTAAAAGAGATGATCCTGAGTGATAAtaacctgcaggattcaggagtgaaacTTCTCTGTCCTGGACTGGAGAATTcaaactgtaaactggagaatCTGAT ACTGAAATATTGCCGTATCAAACAGGAAGGTTGTTTGGCTCTGGTTAAAGCCCTGAAATCAAACTCCTCATCACAACTGAGCGAATTGAACCTGAGCCTCAATAAACCAGGAGAGTTAGGAGAGAAGGAGCTGTCTGATCTAGTGAAGGATCCAAACTGTAAACTTAGACACATAGA ATTGTGA